The proteins below are encoded in one region of Paenarthrobacter ilicis:
- the purL gene encoding phosphoribosylformylglycinamidine synthase subunit PurL, with product MTTETTKKFNIDTVEHAAKTPDTELPWAELGLKQNEFDEIVKVLGRRPTGAELAMYSVMWSEHCSYKSSKNHLRQFGEKVTEEMKKDMLVGIGENAGVTNLGDGWAVTFKIESHNSPSFVEPYQGAATGIGGIVRDIISMGARPVAVMDPLRFGAIDHPDTARVMHGAVAGIGGYGNCLGLPNIGGEMVFDSVYQGNPLVNALAVGVMRHEDIRLANASGKGNKVVLFGARTGGDGIGGASVLASESFDDTKPSKRPAVQVGDPFAEKVLIECCLELFKGSLVEGIQDLGAAGISCATSELASNGDGGMEVELTSVLLRDPTLTPGEILMSESQERMMAVVTPENIAAFEAVMDKWAVEYSWLGEVTDTGRLIITWEGEVIVDVDPRTVAHDGPVYDRPFARPEWQDSVQANSFTGSVEDAVRPSAPTELAAAVTELVASPNMCSKAWITKQYDRYVGGNTAMAFPDDAGVVRVDEETGLGVALATDANGRYTYLEPYQGAQLALAEAYRNVATSGAVPMAVSDCLNFGSPEDPDVMWQLAEAIRGLSDACMELGIPVTGGNVSLYNQTGTTPIHPSPVVAVLGKLDDVARRTPSGWREDGQAIYLLGTTAAELDGSEWSNLRGHLGGLPPKVDLAAERELGEILINASRDGMVDAAHDLSEGGLAAALVESSLRYGVGARIALEELMERDGVDLFTALFSETQARAIVSVPRSEEVRFKDMCTARGFAHLRIGVVDAAGGKLEINGVDELSLDALREAHEGTLPKYFG from the coding sequence GTGACCACGGAAACCACCAAGAAGTTCAACATCGACACCGTTGAGCACGCTGCCAAGACCCCGGACACGGAACTCCCGTGGGCTGAGCTGGGCCTGAAGCAGAACGAATTCGACGAGATCGTCAAGGTCCTTGGCCGCCGCCCCACCGGCGCCGAGCTGGCCATGTACTCCGTCATGTGGAGCGAGCACTGCTCCTACAAGTCCTCCAAGAACCACCTCCGCCAGTTCGGCGAGAAGGTCACCGAGGAAATGAAGAAGGACATGCTGGTTGGCATCGGCGAGAACGCCGGCGTCACCAACCTCGGGGACGGCTGGGCCGTCACGTTCAAGATCGAGTCCCACAACTCGCCGTCGTTCGTTGAGCCGTACCAGGGTGCCGCTACCGGCATCGGCGGCATTGTCCGCGACATCATCTCCATGGGCGCCCGCCCGGTTGCCGTGATGGATCCGTTGCGCTTCGGTGCAATCGACCACCCGGACACCGCACGCGTCATGCACGGTGCCGTTGCCGGCATCGGTGGCTACGGCAACTGCCTCGGCCTGCCGAACATCGGCGGCGAAATGGTGTTCGACTCCGTCTACCAGGGCAACCCGCTGGTGAACGCACTCGCAGTTGGCGTCATGCGCCACGAGGACATCCGCCTGGCCAACGCCTCCGGCAAGGGCAACAAGGTTGTCCTGTTCGGTGCACGTACCGGCGGCGACGGCATTGGCGGCGCTTCGGTGCTCGCCTCGGAGTCCTTCGACGACACCAAGCCGTCCAAGCGTCCGGCTGTCCAGGTGGGTGACCCCTTCGCTGAGAAGGTGCTCATTGAGTGCTGCCTGGAGCTCTTCAAAGGCTCACTGGTTGAGGGCATCCAGGACCTGGGCGCCGCAGGCATCTCCTGTGCCACGTCCGAGCTCGCGTCCAACGGTGACGGTGGCATGGAAGTGGAGCTGACCTCGGTCCTGCTCCGCGACCCCACGCTGACCCCGGGCGAGATCCTCATGTCCGAGTCGCAGGAACGCATGATGGCCGTGGTCACCCCGGAGAACATCGCAGCGTTCGAAGCTGTGATGGACAAGTGGGCCGTGGAGTACTCCTGGTTGGGTGAGGTCACCGACACCGGTCGCCTCATCATCACCTGGGAAGGCGAAGTAATCGTCGACGTCGATCCCCGCACCGTTGCGCACGACGGCCCGGTCTACGACCGTCCGTTCGCCCGCCCGGAGTGGCAGGACTCGGTGCAGGCCAACTCCTTCACCGGTTCCGTGGAAGACGCAGTCCGTCCGTCCGCTCCCACCGAGCTGGCCGCAGCCGTCACCGAACTGGTGGCGTCGCCCAACATGTGCAGCAAGGCGTGGATCACCAAGCAGTACGACCGCTACGTTGGCGGCAACACTGCCATGGCGTTCCCGGACGATGCCGGCGTGGTCCGCGTTGACGAGGAAACCGGCCTGGGCGTTGCCCTGGCTACCGACGCCAACGGCCGCTACACCTACCTTGAGCCGTACCAGGGCGCACAGCTGGCACTGGCCGAGGCCTACCGCAACGTGGCCACCTCCGGCGCCGTCCCCATGGCCGTCAGTGACTGCCTGAACTTCGGTTCCCCCGAGGATCCGGATGTCATGTGGCAGCTTGCCGAGGCCATCCGTGGTCTCTCCGACGCCTGCATGGAACTCGGCATCCCCGTGACCGGCGGCAACGTCTCGCTCTACAACCAGACCGGCACCACGCCGATCCACCCCTCCCCTGTGGTGGCAGTCCTGGGCAAGCTCGACGACGTCGCCCGCCGCACGCCGTCGGGCTGGCGCGAGGACGGACAGGCCATCTACCTGCTGGGCACCACCGCAGCAGAGTTGGACGGGTCGGAATGGTCCAACCTTCGCGGCCACCTCGGTGGTTTGCCGCCGAAGGTTGACCTCGCAGCAGAGCGCGAGCTGGGCGAGATCCTCATCAACGCTTCCCGCGACGGCATGGTTGATGCAGCACACGATCTCTCCGAAGGTGGCCTCGCGGCTGCTTTGGTGGAGTCCTCGCTGCGCTACGGCGTGGGCGCCCGCATCGCCCTTGAGGAACTCATGGAGCGCGACGGCGTGGACCTGTTCACGGCCCTCTTCTCCGAGACGCAGGCCCGGGCCATCGTTTCCGTGCCGCGCTCCGAGGAAGTCCGTTTCAAGGACATGTGCACCGCCCGCGGCTTCGCCCACCTCCGGATCGGCGTTGTTGACGCTGCCGGTGGAAAGCTGGAGATCAACGGCGTGGACGAGCTCTCCTTGGACGCTCTCCGCGAAGCACACGAGGGAACCCTGCCCAAGTACTTCGGCTAG
- the purQ gene encoding phosphoribosylformylglycinamidine synthase subunit PurQ, protein MTSIPLIGEAVAVAAKPRLAGAKIGVVTFPGTLDDRDAARAVRLAGATAVPLWHADSELGDVDAVIIPGGFSYGDYLRAGAISRFAPLMSKIIKAATGAATSNPLPVLGICNGFQILTESHLLPGSMIKNDHLKFICRDQTLRVENANTAWTVDYTDGQEIIVPLKNQDGQYIADEKTLDALEAEGRVVFRYVDFNPNGSRRDIAGISNAAGNVVGLMPHPEHAVEAGFGPEAGPVGEPRDTDGLGFFTSVLTKIVGGDK, encoded by the coding sequence ATGACTTCAATCCCCCTGATTGGCGAGGCCGTGGCTGTCGCCGCAAAGCCCCGTTTGGCCGGCGCCAAAATCGGCGTCGTGACCTTTCCCGGCACCCTTGACGACCGCGACGCCGCCCGTGCAGTGCGGCTTGCAGGCGCCACGGCGGTGCCGCTCTGGCATGCCGATTCCGAACTCGGCGACGTTGACGCAGTCATCATCCCCGGCGGTTTCTCCTATGGTGACTACCTCCGCGCCGGCGCCATTTCGCGTTTCGCGCCGTTGATGTCCAAGATCATTAAGGCTGCAACAGGCGCTGCAACCTCTAATCCTTTGCCGGTTCTGGGAATTTGCAATGGTTTCCAGATCCTCACCGAGTCGCACCTGCTGCCCGGTTCCATGATCAAGAACGACCACCTGAAGTTCATCTGCCGCGACCAGACGCTGCGCGTGGAAAACGCCAACACTGCGTGGACCGTGGACTACACGGACGGCCAGGAAATCATTGTCCCGTTGAAGAACCAGGACGGCCAGTACATCGCGGACGAGAAGACCCTGGATGCTCTTGAGGCCGAGGGCCGCGTGGTGTTCCGCTACGTGGACTTCAACCCGAACGGCTCCCGCCGCGACATCGCCGGCATCTCCAACGCCGCGGGCAACGTGGTGGGCCTCATGCCGCACCCCGAGCACGCTGTTGAGGCCGGTTTTGGCCCGGAGGCCGGCCCCGTCGGGGAGCCCCGCGACACCGACGGCCTCGGCTTCTTCACCTCCGTACTGACCAAGATTGTGGGAGGCGACAAGTGA
- the purS gene encoding phosphoribosylformylglycinamidine synthase subunit PurS encodes MPRIVVDVMPKPEILDPQGKAIVGALPRLGFNSFSAVRQGKRFELTVDGEVTDAILAQAREAAETLLSNPVIEDVVNVEVVEA; translated from the coding sequence ATGCCCCGGATCGTCGTTGACGTCATGCCCAAGCCCGAGATTCTGGACCCCCAGGGGAAGGCCATCGTGGGTGCCCTGCCCCGCCTCGGCTTCAACAGCTTCAGCGCAGTCCGCCAAGGCAAGCGCTTCGAATTGACCGTTGACGGCGAGGTGACCGACGCTATCCTGGCCCAGGCCCGCGAAGCTGCCGAGACCCTCCTGTCCAACCCGGTGATCGAGGACGTTGTCAACGTCGAGGTCGTCGAGGCCTGA
- a CDS encoding DUF1540 domain-containing protein produces MTEHVAEVSACSVGSCGFNHDGCTAFGITIGGTQDHASCATFIDTNRMGGLPKVLAHVGACQRSECVHNNNLMCEAHDVKVGPGREAADCLTYEHS; encoded by the coding sequence ATGACCGAACACGTTGCCGAAGTATCCGCCTGTAGCGTTGGCAGCTGCGGATTCAACCACGATGGCTGCACTGCCTTTGGCATCACCATTGGTGGAACCCAGGATCACGCTTCCTGCGCAACCTTCATCGACACCAACCGGATGGGCGGTCTGCCCAAGGTCCTGGCCCATGTTGGCGCGTGCCAGCGGTCCGAGTGCGTCCACAACAACAACCTCATGTGCGAGGCACATGACGTCAAGGTGGGTCCCGGCCGGGAAGCCGCCGACTGCCTGACGTACGAGCACTCCTGA
- a CDS encoding PucR family transcriptional regulator — protein sequence MHNVETSGHVARWTELVDQLESRLDALAQAFTAKVREIPEYGESQVTVLEIQETARETFRRLINGLRNGKEDSRHGLLDFASDLGSKRARAGIPPESLTSAVRLDFSILWAQLLEIATIEDAALLATRVDQVWSVVDEFATRTHTSYLTERVRMAQEESSIQREFIARLFNQSNPSVETSAQVAAALGIKPDSRFALVAASGESGAKLRSAASQFGSGQHTRQRLFLHESGGNTYVFWALPTARSRGPEIRSEMPGPEAESQRLPPAVVDIPCGYVPEIHGLRGLPPAARTAEVLAALLRPRDSAPLSADSAWPRLAQRNLQDTGLDLAAELEEALAECRGGEKERLLETVRSYLATGNVTVTSEQLFCHRNTILNRLNRFEELTGIDVSVPSKAAKLVVMWA from the coding sequence ATGCACAATGTTGAAACATCCGGTCACGTTGCTCGTTGGACTGAGCTGGTGGATCAACTCGAAAGCAGGCTCGACGCCTTGGCCCAAGCCTTCACCGCCAAGGTCCGCGAAATCCCCGAATATGGCGAAAGCCAGGTGACCGTGCTGGAAATCCAGGAGACGGCCCGGGAGACCTTCAGGCGGCTCATCAATGGTCTGAGGAACGGCAAGGAAGACAGCCGCCATGGCCTGCTCGACTTCGCTTCCGACCTGGGATCCAAGCGCGCCCGGGCCGGCATTCCACCAGAGTCCCTTACCTCTGCCGTGCGACTGGATTTCAGCATCCTCTGGGCCCAACTTCTGGAAATTGCCACTATCGAAGACGCCGCCCTGCTGGCCACGCGCGTTGACCAAGTGTGGAGCGTGGTAGACGAATTCGCCACCCGGACGCACACCAGCTACCTCACCGAGCGCGTCCGCATGGCCCAGGAGGAATCCAGCATCCAACGGGAGTTCATTGCCCGGCTGTTCAACCAGAGCAACCCCTCAGTGGAAACTTCCGCGCAAGTGGCAGCAGCCTTGGGCATCAAACCAGACTCACGCTTCGCGCTGGTGGCGGCCAGTGGCGAATCAGGGGCGAAGCTAAGATCAGCTGCGTCCCAGTTCGGATCGGGCCAGCACACCAGGCAACGCCTGTTCCTCCACGAGTCCGGCGGAAACACTTATGTTTTCTGGGCCCTGCCCACTGCCAGGTCCAGGGGCCCGGAAATCCGCAGCGAGATGCCCGGCCCGGAAGCTGAAAGCCAGCGGCTGCCACCCGCCGTCGTCGATATCCCATGCGGTTATGTGCCTGAGATCCATGGCCTGCGGGGCTTGCCCCCGGCTGCGCGAACGGCGGAGGTTCTGGCAGCTTTGCTCCGTCCCCGGGACTCCGCCCCACTCTCGGCTGATTCGGCTTGGCCACGGCTGGCCCAGCGGAACCTCCAAGACACCGGTCTGGATCTCGCAGCAGAACTGGAAGAGGCGCTGGCGGAGTGCCGCGGAGGTGAAAAGGAACGCCTCTTGGAGACCGTTCGCAGCTACCTGGCCACGGGCAACGTCACGGTCACGTCCGAGCAACTCTTCTGCCACCGCAACACCATCCTCAACCGGCTCAATCGCTTTGAAGAACTGACGGGCATAGACGTTTCAGTTCCATCAAAGGCCGCGAAGCTCGTGGTCATGTGGGCTTGA
- a CDS encoding MFS transporter, with protein sequence MASTVSGATDASPAAARVVDESVTKKVALAALVGTALEWYDFFLFTTAAALVFNAQFFVSQDPFVAAMGSFATLAVGFVARPIGGFIFGALGDKVGRKKILMVTIVGIGIVTGLIGLLPNYMTIGLAAPILLVALRIVQGLAVGGEWSGAVIIAVENAPVEKRARYAALPQIGSPIGTILSSGGFFGMLFLVGQSNFDAWGWHIPFIAAIPLLAISLWIRSRLSESPEFEALMESGETEHAPIRGVLKNSWRQILVGMCSALLGIGGFYLITSFVVFYGTKVLKLPSELLLMGTLLAAALEIGALIWAGRLGEKFGASKVILWGGVASAIIAVPVFLAIDSRNPVLVVLGMMIGVAVLSIPYAVSGTALTALFATKVRYTGVAITSNTAGVISGFVPLIATALVAANNSFWPGAIILLVVSVLTALSGLFLPALSIEEEGMKH encoded by the coding sequence ATGGCAAGCACCGTCAGCGGAGCCACGGACGCCAGTCCCGCGGCAGCACGCGTCGTCGATGAAAGCGTCACCAAGAAGGTGGCATTGGCCGCCCTGGTGGGCACCGCGTTGGAATGGTACGACTTCTTTCTTTTCACCACAGCCGCTGCGCTGGTGTTCAACGCACAGTTCTTCGTTTCCCAAGACCCCTTTGTTGCGGCCATGGGATCCTTCGCTACTCTGGCGGTGGGCTTCGTTGCCCGCCCGATCGGTGGTTTCATCTTCGGCGCCCTGGGAGACAAGGTTGGCCGCAAGAAGATCCTCATGGTCACCATTGTGGGAATCGGTATTGTCACCGGCCTCATCGGTCTCCTCCCGAACTACATGACCATCGGCTTGGCTGCCCCCATCCTGCTGGTGGCCTTGCGCATCGTTCAGGGCCTCGCAGTTGGTGGTGAGTGGAGCGGCGCGGTGATTATCGCCGTCGAGAATGCGCCGGTGGAGAAGCGCGCCCGCTACGCCGCCCTGCCGCAGATCGGTTCCCCGATCGGAACCATTCTGTCCTCCGGCGGATTCTTCGGCATGCTGTTCCTGGTGGGCCAGAGCAACTTTGACGCCTGGGGCTGGCATATCCCGTTCATCGCAGCCATCCCGCTGCTGGCCATATCACTCTGGATCCGCAGCCGCCTCAGCGAATCGCCTGAATTCGAAGCACTGATGGAGTCCGGCGAGACCGAACACGCTCCCATCCGCGGCGTCCTGAAGAACAGCTGGCGCCAGATCCTGGTGGGTATGTGCTCGGCTTTGCTCGGCATCGGTGGCTTCTACCTCATCACCAGCTTTGTGGTCTTCTACGGCACCAAGGTTCTCAAGCTGCCCTCTGAACTCCTGCTCATGGGCACGTTGCTTGCTGCAGCCTTGGAGATCGGGGCCCTCATCTGGGCCGGCCGCCTGGGTGAAAAGTTCGGCGCCAGCAAGGTCATCCTGTGGGGCGGCGTTGCCTCGGCCATCATTGCCGTCCCGGTCTTCCTCGCCATCGACAGCCGCAACCCCGTCCTTGTTGTTCTGGGCATGATGATCGGCGTCGCCGTCCTCTCCATCCCGTACGCCGTCTCCGGCACGGCCCTGACCGCGCTGTTCGCCACCAAGGTCCGCTACACCGGCGTGGCCATCACCTCCAACACTGCCGGCGTCATCTCCGGGTTCGTGCCGCTGATCGCCACCGCCTTGGTAGCAGCCAACAACTCCTTCTGGCCGGGCGCCATCATCCTGCTGGTGGTTTCCGTCCTGACGGCGCTTTCCGGACTGTTCCTCCCCGCCCTCTCCATCGAAGAAGAAGGAATGAAGCATTGA
- a CDS encoding thiamine pyrophosphate-dependent enzyme, whose amino-acid sequence MSTTTAGHLIVGQLERAGIKRVYTVPGESFLDVLDGLHGSPIQNVVARQEGGAGFMALAEGRLTERPGVAMVTRGPGAANAFIAIHTAYQDATPLILFVGLIPVADRGRESFQEFDINAWFGSTAKKVVTLDDAASAARVVDDAIFTSLSGRPGPVVVGLPEDVLVHVVENAIVEPRVIARPQPAAADLDELNRKLEKARKPLVVVGGEGWTQDSGEQLAAWARGHSVPVVADFRAYDAVPHRSDAYAGFLGYGRSDANAQRLDDADLLIFVGCVRGDVLSDGYKRGLDAETVVVNADANLLGHFGRVDQHIIADVTAFASALASTNATGNATGSREEGWFATARADQLTFSTPAPDGGIGVDLGVAMEVLTKEMADDAVLTFGAGNHALWPARYLVHNSANSLAAPRNGAMGMGIPAAVAASLAYPGRQVISVAGDGCFMMNGQEIATAMGYGAAFIVLVVDNGIFATIREHQEAHYPDRPSGTHMTNPDFAALARSYGGYGERVDRTEDFAAAFRRAVDSGLPALLHLPQDPTTRSPKTSAN is encoded by the coding sequence TTGAGCACTACCACCGCCGGCCACTTGATTGTTGGCCAACTCGAACGGGCAGGCATCAAGCGTGTGTACACCGTTCCAGGTGAGAGCTTCCTCGATGTCCTTGACGGCTTGCACGGCTCGCCCATCCAGAACGTGGTGGCCCGCCAGGAAGGCGGTGCCGGGTTTATGGCACTGGCCGAAGGCCGCCTGACTGAGCGACCGGGCGTTGCCATGGTGACGCGTGGTCCGGGTGCAGCCAACGCGTTCATCGCCATCCACACCGCCTACCAGGACGCCACCCCGCTCATCCTGTTCGTGGGCTTGATTCCGGTGGCCGACCGTGGCCGCGAGTCCTTCCAGGAATTCGACATCAACGCCTGGTTCGGCAGCACCGCCAAGAAAGTGGTGACGCTCGACGACGCCGCTTCCGCCGCCCGTGTGGTGGATGACGCCATCTTCACCTCCCTCAGCGGACGCCCCGGTCCCGTGGTGGTCGGCCTCCCGGAGGACGTGTTGGTGCACGTCGTGGAGAACGCCATCGTGGAGCCCCGCGTGATAGCCCGTCCCCAGCCGGCGGCCGCGGACCTGGATGAGCTGAACCGGAAGCTGGAGAAGGCACGCAAGCCGCTGGTTGTCGTCGGAGGTGAAGGCTGGACCCAAGACTCCGGCGAGCAGCTGGCCGCGTGGGCGAGAGGCCACAGCGTCCCCGTGGTGGCCGACTTCCGCGCTTACGACGCCGTGCCGCACCGCAGCGACGCCTACGCCGGTTTCCTGGGCTACGGTCGCAGCGACGCGAACGCCCAACGCCTGGACGACGCCGATCTGCTCATCTTTGTGGGCTGCGTCCGTGGCGATGTCCTCTCCGATGGCTACAAGCGCGGACTCGACGCCGAGACCGTCGTGGTCAACGCCGATGCCAACCTCCTGGGTCACTTCGGCCGGGTGGACCAGCACATCATCGCGGACGTCACCGCGTTCGCCAGCGCATTGGCCTCCACCAATGCGACCGGCAACGCCACCGGTAGCCGCGAGGAAGGCTGGTTCGCCACCGCCCGCGCCGATCAGCTCACCTTCTCCACACCAGCGCCCGACGGCGGCATCGGCGTCGACTTGGGCGTCGCCATGGAGGTCCTCACAAAGGAAATGGCCGACGACGCCGTCCTCACCTTCGGTGCCGGAAACCACGCCCTGTGGCCCGCCCGGTATCTGGTCCACAACTCGGCCAACTCCCTGGCCGCTCCCCGCAACGGCGCCATGGGCATGGGTATTCCGGCAGCCGTGGCAGCCTCGCTGGCTTATCCCGGCCGCCAGGTCATCTCCGTGGCCGGGGATGGCTGCTTCATGATGAACGGCCAGGAAATCGCCACGGCCATGGGCTACGGCGCCGCGTTCATCGTCCTGGTGGTGGACAACGGCATCTTCGCCACCATCCGCGAACATCAGGAAGCGCACTACCCGGACCGGCCGTCCGGCACGCACATGACCAACCCGGACTTCGCCGCCCTCGCCCGTTCCTACGGCGGTTACGGCGAGCGCGTGGATCGCACGGAAGACTTCGCTGCCGCGTTCCGCCGCGCCGTCGACTCCGGCCTCCCGGCCCTGTTGCACCTGCCGCAGGATCCCACCACGCGTTCTCCCAAGACTTCAGCCAACTGA
- a CDS encoding aldehyde dehydrogenase family protein → MIQLQNIINGESVDAAASLPFFDPATGQQIGTAPDSDAAAVDAAFQAAAAAFKSYKSTTPGTRQSLLLQLADLIEANVDRLLEAEVACTGKPAALTKELEILRGADQLRFFAGACRVVSGTAQTEYVEGFSSTIRREPIGVVAQITPWNYPFMMAIWKIGPALAAGNTLVLKPADTTPWSTLVLGELAQHVFPAGVVNIVCGGREAGAAMVEHDIPEMVSITGSTRAGAQVMSAASKTLKDVHLELGGKAPAVVFADVDIQRTASEIALAAFFNAGQDCTAVTRVLVHQDIHTEFAAALADAAAALKVGSDLGPLNSAAQLDRVEGFMSRLPANARVLSGGKRTGTGFHFEPTVIDGVFQTDEVVCDEIFGPVLTVQPFATEEEAIELANGTKYALASSVWSENHGVVTRVSMELDFGAVWVNCHQVIPAEAPHGGFKHSGTGKDLSVYGLEDYTRIKSVTTSHR, encoded by the coding sequence GTGATCCAGCTTCAGAACATCATCAACGGCGAGTCCGTGGACGCCGCGGCCAGCCTGCCGTTTTTCGACCCCGCCACGGGCCAGCAGATCGGCACCGCGCCGGACAGTGACGCTGCCGCCGTCGACGCCGCTTTCCAGGCCGCTGCCGCAGCTTTCAAAAGCTACAAGAGCACGACGCCGGGAACACGCCAGTCGCTGCTGTTGCAGCTGGCCGACCTCATCGAGGCGAACGTTGACCGTCTGCTCGAGGCTGAGGTGGCCTGCACCGGCAAGCCTGCCGCACTCACCAAAGAGCTTGAAATCCTGCGCGGCGCGGACCAACTGCGCTTCTTCGCCGGGGCGTGCCGGGTGGTTTCCGGGACGGCCCAGACCGAATACGTGGAAGGTTTCTCTTCCACCATCCGGCGCGAACCCATTGGTGTGGTGGCCCAGATTACGCCGTGGAACTACCCGTTCATGATGGCCATCTGGAAGATTGGTCCGGCCCTGGCTGCGGGCAACACCTTGGTCCTCAAGCCTGCCGACACCACCCCCTGGTCCACCCTGGTCCTGGGTGAGCTGGCACAGCACGTCTTCCCGGCCGGCGTAGTGAACATCGTGTGCGGCGGCCGCGAGGCCGGTGCCGCGATGGTGGAGCACGACATTCCTGAGATGGTCTCCATCACGGGCTCCACCCGGGCCGGTGCGCAGGTCATGTCTGCGGCGTCCAAGACGCTCAAGGACGTCCACCTGGAGCTTGGCGGCAAGGCACCCGCTGTGGTGTTTGCCGACGTCGATATCCAGCGGACCGCGAGCGAAATCGCCCTGGCTGCCTTCTTCAACGCCGGGCAGGACTGTACAGCGGTGACCCGCGTCCTGGTGCATCAGGACATTCATACGGAGTTCGCAGCAGCCCTGGCTGACGCGGCCGCTGCTTTGAAAGTGGGATCCGACCTCGGTCCGCTCAACAGTGCCGCGCAGTTGGATCGGGTGGAGGGCTTCATGTCCCGCCTGCCTGCCAACGCCCGCGTCCTTTCCGGCGGCAAGCGCACCGGGACAGGCTTCCACTTTGAGCCCACGGTGATCGACGGCGTCTTCCAGACAGACGAGGTGGTGTGCGACGAAATCTTCGGCCCCGTGCTGACCGTCCAGCCGTTCGCCACCGAGGAAGAAGCGATCGAACTCGCCAATGGCACCAAGTACGCGCTGGCATCCAGCGTGTGGTCCGAGAACCACGGCGTGGTCACTCGTGTATCCATGGAGCTGGATTTCGGGGCCGTGTGGGTCAACTGCCACCAGGTGATCCCGGCCGAAGCACCGCACGGCGGATTCAAGCACTCGGGCACCGGCAAGGACCTCTCCGTCTATGGACTTGAGGACTACACGCGCATCAAGTCCGTCACCACCTCCCACCGCTAG